A single Glycine soja cultivar W05 chromosome 14, ASM419377v2, whole genome shotgun sequence DNA region contains:
- the LOC114384727 gene encoding 14-3-3-like protein, with product MASAPTPREEFVYMAKLAEQAERYEEMVEFMEKVSASAESEELTVEERNLLSVAYKNVIGARRASWRIISSIEQKEESRGNEDHVAVIRDYRSKIEAELSNICDGILKLLDTRLVPSAASGDSKVFYLKMKGDYHRYLAEFKTGADRKEAAESTLSAYKAAQDIANTELPPTHPIRLGLALNFSVFYYEILNSPDRACSLAKQAFDEAIAELDTLGEESYKDSTLIMQLLRDNLTLWTSDMQDDGADEIKEAAPKGDGEQN from the exons ATGGCGAGCGCTCCCACTCCACGCGAAGAGTTCGTGTACATGGCGAAGCTGGCGGAGCAGGCCGAGCGCTACGAGGAGATGGTGGAGTTCATGGAGAAGGTCTCCGCCTCCGCCGAGAGCGAGGAGCTGACCGTGGAGGAGCGTAACCTCCTCTCCGTCGCCTACAAGAACGTGATCGGCGCTCGCCGCGCCTCCTGGCGCATCATCTCCTCAATCGAGCAGAAGGAGGAGAGCCGCGGCAACGAGGACCACGTCGCCGTCATCCGCGACTACCGCTCCAAGATCGAGGCCGAGCTCTCCAACATCTGCGACGGAATCCTCAAACTCCTCGACACGCGCCTCGTCCCCTCCGCCGCCTCCGGCGACTCCAAGGTCTTCTACCTCAAGATGAAGGGAGACTACCACAGGTACCTCGCCGAGTTCAAGACCGGCGCTGACCGCAAGGAGGCCGCCGAGAGCACGCTCTCCGCCTACAAAGCCGCTCag GACATTGCTAATACCGAGTTGCCTCCAACTCACCCTATCAGGCTGGGTCTTGCTCTGAACTTCTccgtgttttactatgagattCTTAACTCTCCTGATCGGGCTTGCAGCCTTGCAAAACAG GCTTTTGATGAGGCTATTGCTGAATTGGATACATTGGGAGAGGAGTCATACAAGGATAGCACTTTGATCATGCAACTGCTACGTGATAACCTCACCCTCTGGACCTCTGACATGCAG GACGATGGTGCAGATGAAATTAAAGAAGCCGCACCCAAAGGTGACGGggaacaaaattaa
- the LOC114384538 gene encoding VQ motif-containing protein 9-like produces MDHKHYQSPLDPSSSFPTTTTNRDHYLKQLNKFSHNISKPNNIKKPTFVVSSSQSLTHNNTFNKQHALPAESQPQVYNISKNDFRDMVQKLTGSPGHSPQPKPVSTSRLHRLRPPPLPQVFSNRPPPPKSGNVVVAPPSPLPPFPTVHAESPVSAYMRSFLRNSVASSSESEFQIPFSPVTFGCINSLVPLSPTVPVSSPGWRDL; encoded by the coding sequence ATGGATCACAAACACTATCAATCTCCTTTAGACCCATCATCATCTTTTCCGACCACTACGACTAACAGAGACCACTATCTGAAACAACTAAACAAGTTTTCACATAACATCTCCAAACCCAACAACATTAAGAAACCCACGTTTGTTGTCTCTTcttctcaaagcctcactcacAACAACACCTTCAACAAGCAACACGCTCTCCCCGCTGAGTCTCAGCCTCAAGTGTACAACATCAGCAAGAACGATTTCAGGGACATGGTCCAAAAGCTGACCGGCTCACCCGGTCATTCCCCGCAGCCCAAACCGGTTTCAACTTCTCGCCTCCACCGTTTGCGCCCGCCACCGCTGCCGCAAGTTTTTAGCAACCGCCCTCCGCCGCCGAAATCCGGAAACGTCGTCGTCGCGCCTCCGTCGCCTCTGCCGCCGTTTCCCACCGTCCACGCGGAGTCTCCCGTCTCAGCGTACATGCGCAGCTTTCTGCGGAACTCGGTGGCGTCTTCTTCGGAGTCGGAGTTTCAGATACCATTTTCACCGGTCACTTTTGGATGCATCAATTCGTTGGTGCCCCTTTCACCGACTGTGCCGGTTTCGAGCCCTGGATGGAGAGATCTttga